In Prunus dulcis chromosome 1, ALMONDv2, whole genome shotgun sequence, the following are encoded in one genomic region:
- the LOC117615905 gene encoding protein MAK16 homolog: protein MQNDEVIWQVIRHKHCSFMSKIETGIFCRNPYNVTGICNRSSCPLANSRYATIRDHDGVFYLYMKTIERAHMPNKLWERVKLPRNYEKALEIIDKHLMYWPKFLVHKTKQRLTKMTQMRIRMRKLALKTREKIMTTPRKEKKREARREEKAEKAAVLDKSIERELLERLKKGVYGDAYKDIYNYPFDKYQKVLEGEEMQLDTERDEEEEEEPEIEYVEGYDELEEEDDIEDFAGFSMDNSHADDDIVGSDEEAEAVIRKRERKESAFASRRFEKDEPAAKSKKPRVLVEVEHEDAGVRQKAVH from the exons ATGCAGAACGACGAGGTCATATGGCAGGTTATCAGGCACAAACACTGCAGCTTCATGTCCAA AATTGAAACTGGGATATTCTGTAGAAACCCATATAACGTCACTGGGATTTGTAACCGAAGCTCGTGCCCTCTGGCTAATAGTCGCTATGCCACCATTCGCGACCATGATG GAGTCTTCTATCTTTATATGAAAACTATAGAAAGAGCTCATATGCCAAACAAATTGTGGGAAAGAGTTAAGTTACCCAGGAATTATGAGAAAGCACTTGAAATTATTGACAAACATCTG ATGTACTGGCCTAAGTTTCTTGTGCACAAAACAAAGCAACGGCTGACTAAAATGACCCAGATGAGGATACGCATGAGGAAGCTTGCTTTGAAAACAAG GGAGAAAATAATGACGACAccaaggaaagagaaaaagagagaggctAGAAGAGAGGAAAAGGCTGAAAAAGCTGCAGTGTTGGATAAG AGCATTGAGAGAGAACTATTAGAACGCCTCAAGAAAGGAGTCTATGGTGATGCATATAAAGATATATACAACTACCCCTTTGATAAATACCAAAAAGTTCTTGAAGGGGAAGAAATGCAGTTGGATACtgagagagatgaagaagaggaggag GAACCTGAGATAGAATATGTTGAAGGTTATGATGAActtgaagaggaagatgatatTGAAGATTTTGCTGGTTTTTCAATGGACAATTCTCATGCAGATGATGATATTG TTGGAAGTGATGAAGAGGCAGAAGCAGTTATtcgcaagagagagagaaaggaatcTGCCTTTGCTTCTAGAAGATTTGAGAAAGATGAACCTGCTGCCAAATCGAAGAAGCCGAGGGTACTTGTTGAG GTTGAGCATGAAGATGCTGGTGTTAGGCAAAAGGCAGTCCACTGA
- the LOC117615904 gene encoding plant intracellular Ras-group-related LRR protein 3-like yields MSPREMDQQYSRDFPILSYILSRLDPESNPPLSPQLQETLLTQLPHLNHPKVLASMIHLIPTTLSQTLSLLRALGTPPDPSTVVVARARIAEIQSKLQNSSSSALQETQNYSQVREAAEKELEIYKAVVRLEEMHETYEEQLRDVEVRLAEAYGSVVVDLEKEEGEVIKLNAEVVRILKEAESGVAVERVELSGRHLRFLPEAFGKLHGLVSLNLSNNQLQSIPDSIAGLEKLEELYVSSNLLVSLPDSLGLLLNLRILNVSGNKLDALPESIARCSSLVELDASFNNLMCLPTNIGYGLLNLERLSIHLNKIRSLPPSICEMRSLRYLDVHFNELRGLPHAIGRLTTLEVLNLSSNFSDLTELPESIGDLTNLRELDLSNNQIRALPAKFGLLRNLNKLNLDQNPLAIPPMEIVTQGVEAVKEYMAQRWLDIIAEEQQRSMLEASKQTAQTGWLGWGTSLLNNLVSSVSHGVAGNLGGKKDSRDPCLDQQL; encoded by the exons ATGAGTCCGAGAGAAATGGATCAACAATATTCCAGGGACTTTCCGATCCTATCCTATATCCTGTCAAGGCTCGACCCTGAATCCAATCCACCACTCTCACCCCAACTCCAAGAAACTCTGTTGACTCAGCTTCCCCACCTGAACCACCCCAAAGTCCTTGCCTCCATGATCCACCTCATACCCACCACCCTCTCTCAGACCCTCTCCCTGCTCCGGGCCCTTGGTACTCCACCCGACCCGTCCACCGTGGTTGTGGCACGTGCTAGGATCGCTGAAATCCAGTCTAAGCTCCAAAACAGTAGTAGTAGTGCCCTTCAAGAAACCCAGAACTACTCACAAGTGAGAGAAGCGGCAGAGAAAGAGTTGGAGATATACAAGGCGGTGGTGAGGTTGGAGGAGATGCACGAGACCTATGAGGAACAGTTGAGGGATGTGGAAGTGAGGCTTGCTGAGGCATATGGCTCGGTCGTGGTTGATTTAGAAAAGGAGGAGGGTGAGGTGATAAAACTGAATGCGGAAGTGGTCAGGATTTTGAAGGAGGCAGAGAGTGGGGTAGCTGTTGAAAGAGTTGAGCTTTCTGGGCGTCATCTGAGGTTTCTACCTGAGGCTTTCGGGAAGCTTCATGGGTTGGTCTCTCTcaacctgtcaaacaatcagCTACAG TCAATTCCAGATTCAATAGCAGGACTTGAGAAACTCGAGGAGCTCTATGTTTCGTCCAATCTTTTAGTTTCCTTGCCCGACTCCCTTGGATTGTTACTTAACCTGAGGATCCTCAATGTGTCAGGCAACAAGCTGGATGCCCTTCCTGAAAGCATTGCTCGTTGCAG TTCACTGGTGGAGCTAGATGCAAGCTTTAACAACCTGATGTGTTTGCCAACAAATATTGGTTATGGGCTACTGAATCTCGAAAGGCTCTCAATCCACTTGAATAAAATCCGTTCCCTTCCACCATCCATCTGTGAAATGCGGTCACTGAGATATCTAGATGTTCATTTCAATGAGCTTCGTGGGCTGCCACATGCAATTGGGAGACTGACAACTCTTGAGGTGCTCAACCTGTCCAGCAACTTCAGTGACTTGACAGAGCTTCCTGAATCAATTGGTGATTTAACCAACCTCAGGGAGCTTGATCTAAGCAACAACCAGATTCGAGCTCTTCCCGCAAAATTTGGTCTGCTTAGAAACCTAAACAAGCTCAACTTGGATCAGAACCCGCTCGCGATTCCGCCAATGGAGATAGTAACTCAAGGGGTTGAAGCTGTCAAGGAATACATGGCACAGAGGTGGCTCGATATCATAGCAGAGGAACAACAGAGGAGCATGCTTGAAGCAAGCAAACAAACAGCTCAGACTGGATGGCTGGGTTGGGGGACCTCCTTGTTGAATAACTTGGTTTCTTCGGTCTCCCATGGTGTTGCAGGTAATCTTGGAGGGAAGAAAGATTCTAGAGACCCATGTCTTGATCAACAGTTGTGA
- the LOC117614418 gene encoding non-functional NADPH-dependent codeinone reductase 2-like, with the protein MANPASTAQIPEVVLGSSTGPKSMPVLAFGTAANNLQPIQLKTAVLEAIKLGYRHFDTAAVYGSEQPLGEAIKEALKLGLVASRDQLFITSKLWSNDAHPHHVIPALKKSLENLQLEYLDLYLIHWPISAKPGKFVFPLVDVMPMDFKGVWAAMEESQRLGLTKSIGVSNFTCKKIETLLSHATIPPSVNQVEMSPFWQQKKLRDFCKANGIVVTAFSPLGAKGTSWGSNHVMESKVLQDIAEARGKTVAQVCIRWVYQTGATLAVKSYNKERLKQNLQVFDWELSENDLHKINQIPQHKMVTRGELVSADGPYKSLEELWDGEI; encoded by the exons ATGGCAAATCCTGCTTCTACAGCCCAAATCCCAGAGGTGGTGCTTGGCTCCTCCACTGGCCCCAAGAGCATGCCTGTGCTTGCCTTTGGCACAGCAGCTAATAACTTACAGCCTATTCAGTTGAAAACAGCAGTTCTTGAGGCCATCAAGCTTGGTTACAGGCACTTTGATACAGCTGCCGTTTATGGCTCAGAGCAGCCTCTGGGTGAAGCTATCAAAGAAGCACTTAAGCTTGGCCTTGTTGCTTCCAGAGACCAACTCTTCATCACTTCAAAGCTTTGGAGCAATGATGCTCACCCTCATCATGTCATTCCTGCCCTCAAGAAATCACTTGA GAATCTTCAACTGGAGTACCTTGACCTGTATCTCATCCACTGGCCTATCAGTGCCAAGCCGGGAAAATTTGTGTTCCCACTAGTTGACGTTATGCCAATGGACTTCAAGGGTGTGTGGGCAGCCATGGAAGAATCTCAGAGACTTGGCCTCACCAAATCAATTGGAGTCAGCAATTTCACTTGCAAAAAGATTGAAACTTTACTCTCTCATGCTACCATTCCTCCCTCGGTCAATCAA GTGGAGATGAGCCCATTCTGGCAACAGAAGAAGCTAAGAGACTTCTGCAAGGCCAATGGTATAGTTGTGACTGCCTTCTCTCCTTTGGGCGCCAAGGGAACCAGCTGGGGATCCAACCATGTTATGGAAAGCAAAGTGCTTCAGGATATAGCAGAGGCTCGAGGAAAAACAGTTGCTCAG GTTTGTATTAGATGGGTGTACCAGACAGGGGCAACTCTTGCTGTTAAGAGCTACAACAAGGAGAGGTTGAAGCAGAATCTGCAGGTGTTTGACTGGGAGCTATCAGAAAATGACCTTCACAAGATCAATCAAATCCCACAGCACAAAATGGTTACCAGGGGAGAACTGGTTTCGGCTGACGGACCATACAAATCCCTTGAAGAATTATGGGATGGAGAGATTTAG